The nucleotide sequence AGGCAGTCAGGGCGATCGCGCTCACCCCGACCAGCAAGACCATCAACCAACGCCTCAAAAGTTGCGAGTTAAGAAATCTCATAGAGGAAATACCAACGAGCATTAGCGCATATTCGCCTTTCCAGGATACGAAAATCTTGGCCGGGTTAATAGGGTGGGAAGTGAGGAGTGAGGAGTGAGGAGTGAGGAATGGGGAGTGAGGAGTGAGGAGTGAGGAATGGGGAGTGAGGAGTGAGGAGGGGTTAGGAGTTGCTGGTTGTTAGAAGAAGAGAGAGGAAAGTGTGCGGACGGAAGAAGTGATTGTTAGAGTCTGGTTGACTGCAAATTCATTCAGGGAATTTGCCAGGGGGTTTAGTATGTTGTAAGTCGGTCGTGAACAGTTGCAGAAGACCGGAATATTTAGGAACGTATGGATGCTGATAATCAGGGAACAACTGAACCAGGGGTGGTCGATCGCCCGGCAGTGGTGGAGACTTATGAGCTACGCAAGACTTATCGAACCGGGTTTTGGCTGACACAGAAAATTGTGTCACTGCAAAACTGCACATTGCAGGTGTATGAGGGAGAAACGTTTGGTTTACTGGGTCCCAACGGGGCAGGTAAAACGACCCTGCTGAAGACTTTATTGGGAATTACTCGCCCGTCGGGGGGCAAAGCAAAGCTACTGGGAGAGGCCCTGGGCGATCGCGCGGTTAAGCAGCGAGTGGGGTATCTGCCTGAAAACCCTTATTTCTATGACTACCTGACCGGTTGGGAAATTTTACAGTTCACGGCGGGTTTATTTCGGATTCCTCGTTCTGTCCAGAAGCAGCGGATTCCCGAATTGCTCGATCTGGTTGGACTGGCTCAATCAGCCGCAAAGAAGAAGCAACTGCGGCAGTACTCCAAAGGAATGCTGCAACGGATCGGGATGGCACAGGCGTTGATCAATGATCCTGAAGTGGTATTTCTGGATGAGCCAATGTCGGGTTTGGATCCGATGGGGCGTTATCAAATTCGGGAGATCATCCTTTCTCTGAAGTCCCAGGGACGCACTATTTTCTTCAACAGCCATGTGCTCTCGGATGTGGAGATGATTTGCGATCGCGTTGGCATCCTGGCGCAAGGCGAACTGATCTGTGTCGGGTCTTTACAGGAACTTTTAGGCACGGCTGTAACCTATTTTGTTAAAGGCAAGGGTGGCAGCCTGGATGTGCTGAAGAAACGAATGACCGATTTGGGTTTTCAGGAAGGCTGCTGGTATGGGCATTTAGAAGGGGATCCCTACGATTTCCTGGCTTCCCTCAACCTGATGGGAGCACAGATTGTCACCGTCAACCTGGCACGCCCGACTCTGGAGGAATTTTTTATCCAGCAGTTGCGCGATCGCGGCATCCATACGAGTAGTTAGCTTGATGGCGCTGCTGAATAGCCGTATGAATTGGAACGAAGTTTCAATTCATACTCGCTCTAATTCATACCCAGATTCAGCAACGCCAGTTAGTTTGATAGATGGGTATCCCGCCCTGAGAAAGTGCGGTTTTCTCCCCTTATAAATATCAGGAAAGCTAAATGATGAGTTCGAATTTATACTAGTCCTTTAGCCGTAATATTATGGGGAGACGCAGTAGAAAACACAGTAAGCAGTTTTCCTGTGGGCATCGGGGGTTTGGAAAAGCGTGTCATCGCTGTGTCAGAGATAACGATCTCGTCCGTCAAAAACTGGTATCCGTTTATCAACAAAGACTGGCAAAACAGGAATGGGAGCAGTCTTTTGCGGACGATCCAGTTGATCTTAGAGGACTAACAGAGCATGTAATTGTAAAAGCCAGACAAATTATTGCCAATCTGCACAATGGGGGAACCCATCGCCAATTCAAGGGTAAACGGTTTCATTTTGATCGAACCCTGATCACGATTCCTGTTACCTATGATTATCGGATGTTGTGCCGTGAGTATAACGGCAAACTAGTTCCTCTCAGGGTTCTTTCCCACGAGGCGTATAACGGAATCGCTCGCAACAAAAATTGAGATGTGCCGATGAATACATCAACCTAAAATACAGCCGTCCCTGGGAGGTCTTCTTCTGACTCGATTCTTTTCCAATCTCCTGCAATGATGCGATCGCGCCCCTCTGACTTTGCCTGATAAAGTGCCCTATCTGCCTCTGCCACCAGAGAACTGCTGTCCTGATTGGAGGATGGAACCACAGTTGCTACCCCCAGACTGAGGGTAACCACAGTCGCCACCTGAGATCCCTGATGCTCCAGTTTCAGGCGTTTCAGCGCTATCCGAATGTCTTCTGCCACCTGCAAAGCGCCTTCCAGGGGCGTATTCGGTAACACAAGAGCAAATTCTTCCCCACCATAACGAGCCACTACATCAGCGGGGCGCTTTGCGGATGCTTGAAGCACCATTGCGATCGTGCGCAGACAGTCATCTCCAGCCTGATGTCCGTAAGTATCGTTATAGTTCTTAAAATAGTCAACATCACAGAGAATCAGAGACAGCGGTAACTGTTCGCGGGCCAGTCTGCGCCACTCTTGCTCCAGATATTCGTCAAACCGGCGACGGTTCGCAAGCTGAGTTAAGCCATCCAGATTGGCAAGCCGTTGCAATTCCTGATTTGCCGCCTGAAGAGCTTTTTCAGCCATACGACGTTCGCTGACCTGCTGTTTTAATAGTTCATTTTGTTCATGTAACTGCTGTTGCAATCGGCGCAGGGTCATATGAATCGTAACGCGCGCCATGACCTCTGGAATCCGAAAGGGCTTGGTGATATAGTCCACCCCACCCACATCAAAGGCTCGTAACTTATCCAGGACTTCATCCAGGGCACTGATGAAAATTACGGGGATATCCCTCGTCTCGGTATTCTCCTTGAGTACCTGGCACAGTTCATAGCCATCCATTTGAGGCATGCAGATATCCAGCAGAATCAAGTCAGGTGGATCCTGCTTAATAGCTGCTAATGCCATTTCACCAGTCGTCTCTGCCCGCACCTCATAGCCTCGCCGGGTTAGCATTCGGGTCAGGAGGTGCAGGTTATCGGGGGTGTCATCTACAATCAAAATTTTGCCCTGGCTGGCAATTTTCTGGCTATGCTCTGATGACGTGCTCATGGGCGGTTTCCTTGTTGCACGACTCCCTGTTTCCAAAATATTCCCTTTTTGTCTCCCATTCCCTCGCTGAAATCCTGAATTCAGGAGGACATAATGGTGTATGATTCCTGCTGCCTGATGCAGCCATCATCTAAGATGGGCGAAGTCTATGCAATCCTGATCGTGAGGTTCATGATGATTGAAGTTGAGCACCTAAGCAAGACCTACGGCTCAACCATGGCGATTGAGGATATTACGTTTGCGGTTGAGCGAGGAGAGATCCTGGGCTTTTTGGGACCCAATGGGGCTGGAAAAACCACGACAATGCGCATTTTAACCGGGTATCTGCCTGCCACTGCGGGGACCGCAAAGGTTGCCGGGTTTGAGGTGCATGAGCATTCGCTGGCAGTTCGGAAGCACATTGGTTACTTGCCTGAAACACCGCCGCTTTACCCGGAGATGACTGTGGAAGGCTTTTTACACTTTGTGGCGCGAATTAAAGCGGTCAGTGTGGGCGATCGCCCCCAACGGGTGGAGTCAGCCATTGAACGCTGTGGTTTGTTTGAAAAGCGCACAACACTGATTCGCAAGTTGTCAAAAGGGTATAAGCAGCGAGTGGGCATTGCTCAGGCGATCGTTCACGACCCACCAGTGATTATTCTGGATGAACCCACGGTTGGACTGGATCCGCGCCAGATCATTGAAGTGCGAAACCTAATTAAGAGTCTGGCAGGTGAGCACACCGTAATTCTTTCGACCCACATTTTACCCGAAGTCAGCATGACCTGTAACCGGGTTGCTATTATCAATCGGGGGCGCGTCGTTGCCACCAACACCCCAGAAAGTTTAATGGCTCAACTGACGGGAGGTTCCAGTTACGAACTAGAGGTCGAAGGGGAAGCCAGCGATATAGAAACTCGATTAATGGTATTTTTGCGAGGATTGGCTGGAGTAAAACAGGTAGAACAGGTAGTCGCTGAGCATCTGCCTGCAAACCACTTCAAACTGCGGGTGATTGCTGAAACCAGCGTTGAACCCGTTGGGCGGGAGATTGCTGCCACGGTGGTTGGTTCGGGACTGGGATTATATGAGATGCGCCGTGTTCAGGCCACCCTGGAAGATGTCTTCCTGCAATTGACCACCGAGGAAACTCCCGCCGATGCTGACATGACAGCCAGTAACACTGAGTTAACAGGAGAAGCGGCCTAGATGCGTATCATCATCGCCAACATTCTGGCAATTTACCGGCGAGAACTGCAAAGCTACTTCGCCTCCCCTCTGGCTTACATCGTTGCTGGAATTTTCTGGTTACTGGCAGGCATTTTCTACGTGGCGTTACTGCTGGGACCAGACGGAGTAATTCAGCGTGCCGCCTTAATCGATGCCCAGAGCCAACAATTTGGCATTCCTGCTCCACCGGTCGATGCTCCGACCATTCTTCTCCAGTTCTTCCTGCAAGCACTTGGCTTCGTTTCTTTATTCATTTTGCCCGTGCTGTCTATGGGACTTTATGCCGAAGAGCGTAAACGCGGCACTCTGGAACTGCTGGCAACCTCTCCCATTACCAATTGGGCAGTGGCATTGGGGAAGTTGCTGGCAGTCGTCACCTTTTTTCTGACCATGGTGCTGCCGTTGCTCGTCTATCAGGCGATCGCCTACAGCGCCACCAACCCACCCATGAGTGCAGCAGTAGTTTTGCTCGGTCATCTGGGACTCATTCTGCTGGCAGCTTCCATTCTGTCTCTGGGTATGTTCATTTCCTCCCTTACCGACAGCACTATCCTGGCAGCGATTTTCACCTTTGCCCTGGTACTGCTTTTGTGGATGATCGATAGTCTGTCCAGAAGCATCACAGGTCCCCTGGGCAGTATGCTGGGGCATCTTTCCCTGCTAAAACACTACGGTAATTTGACCCAGGGAATCGTAGACAGCAGCAGCCTGATTTTATTTGCCAGCTACATCATTCTGGGTTTATTTTTAACGGCGCAGTCCATTGAGGCATTTAAGTTTCAAAGGTCTTGAAAGGAGTGAGCAGTGAGGAGTAAGAAATGATGAGCTTCCGTGACCTTGGAGGTTTTGAAAACCTTCGAGGTCTGACCCTGACCTTATATCTTTTCTCCTTCACTCCCTTTACCCCTCTCCCTCCCTCTTCCCACGCTCAACCACCACTTAGCTGTTCTCTACGTGTGTCGTGATGAAAACAATCAAAGCAAATCTGAAATATCTCAAGTACCTGTTCTGGCTGGGTCCGATGCTGGTACTGGCAGGTTTGACTGCTGGCGTTGTGTCAGCCAGTTGGGGTATCGCGCCTCTGGGTTTGATTGTTGCGGGGATGGTATTGATTGGGCTGTGGCTTCTATTTTTGAGCCGATTTGAGGAAAGTAAGACACGCCCTGGTTTCTGGCGCAGACGCTCAACCCAGGCTGGAACCAACGCCCTGATTTCGACTGTAGCTGTGCTGGTACTGTTGGGGCTGGTCAATTTCCTGGGAACTCGCTATGTGGCTCGCCTGGATTTAACAGAGAACCAGACGTTTACACTGGCATCAGAAACTCAGCAACTGGTACGCAATCTGAAGCAACCCGTCAAGGTCTGGGTGTTTGATCCGCAGCAAAGCACGCAGGACCGGGAACTGTTGGAAGGATACCGACGGCTGAACCAGCAACAATTCAGTTACGAGTTCGTTAACCCAAATGCCCAGCCGGCAATCGTCCAACGGCTGGAGGTGAAAAAGGCTGGGGATGTGATTGTGGAAGCCCCCACAACTGAACGGAAACAGTTTGCTCAATCGGTAGGGAATGATGAGCGCTTGACGGAGTCAAAGTTAACGAACGCGATCGCCCAGGTGACAACGACTCAACAGGTTTCTCTCTATTTCTTGCAGGGGCATGGTGAACGCCCCACAGAAGAACGCCAGGGTGCTATCTCTGAAGCAGTGAAAGCCTTGCAGGATAGGGGCTATACCGTTAAGCCCCTGAATTTGGTGGAAAGCGTTGCTTTTCCCAAGGATGCCCGCGTGATCGTCCTGGCAGGCCCCCAGAAAGCATTGCTGAAGCCAGAGGTCGATGCGCTGGCAAATTACGCGAACCAGGGTGGCAACCTGATGGTCATGGTTGACCCCAATGTTAATCCAGGACTGGATGGTTTATTGTCTCCCTGGGGCGTTACACTTGACCCTCGTGTGGTGATTGACACCTCTGGTCGAGTCGCCAATTTGGGTCCCCTGGATGTCACAGTCACTCAATATGGTGACCATCCCATCACTCAGAATTTTGGTAACGCCCTCTCGTTCTATAGCGGTGCCAGAGCTGTAGATGCCAAAGAGACAAAGGGAGTGACCTTTACCCCACTGTTGTTTACCAGCGATCGCGTCTGGGCAGAGAGCGACATCAAAAAAGAACCCATTCAGTTTGATCCTGCAACTGATCGCCAGGGTCCCCTGGTATTAGGCTTTGCCCTCAGCCGTACCCTGTCAGCACCTGCTACACCTGCCAAACCTTCCCCCAGTCCCTCCCCTGCGCCTTCCCCCAGTCCCTCCCCTGAAGCCAAACAGAAAGAGTCCCGCATGGTCGTCATTGGTAACTCCAGTTTTGTTGCCAATGGCTACTTCAACCAGGTGATGAATGGAGATGTTTTCCTCAATTCCATTCGCTGGTTAAGCCAGGCAGAC is from Leptothermofonsia sichuanensis E412 and encodes:
- a CDS encoding ABC transporter ATP-binding protein produces the protein MVYDSCCLMQPSSKMGEVYAILIVRFMMIEVEHLSKTYGSTMAIEDITFAVERGEILGFLGPNGAGKTTTMRILTGYLPATAGTAKVAGFEVHEHSLAVRKHIGYLPETPPLYPEMTVEGFLHFVARIKAVSVGDRPQRVESAIERCGLFEKRTTLIRKLSKGYKQRVGIAQAIVHDPPVIILDEPTVGLDPRQIIEVRNLIKSLAGEHTVILSTHILPEVSMTCNRVAIINRGRVVATNTPESLMAQLTGGSSYELEVEGEASDIETRLMVFLRGLAGVKQVEQVVAEHLPANHFKLRVIAETSVEPVGREIAATVVGSGLGLYEMRRVQATLEDVFLQLTTEETPADADMTASNTELTGEAA
- a CDS encoding DUF7682 family zinc-binding protein yields the protein MGRRSRKHSKQFSCGHRGFGKACHRCVRDNDLVRQKLVSVYQQRLAKQEWEQSFADDPVDLRGLTEHVIVKARQIIANLHNGGTHRQFKGKRFHFDRTLITIPVTYDYRMLCREYNGKLVPLRVLSHEAYNGIARNKN
- a CDS encoding response regulator, which encodes MSTSSEHSQKIASQGKILIVDDTPDNLHLLTRMLTRRGYEVRAETTGEMALAAIKQDPPDLILLDICMPQMDGYELCQVLKENTETRDIPVIFISALDEVLDKLRAFDVGGVDYITKPFRIPEVMARVTIHMTLRRLQQQLHEQNELLKQQVSERRMAEKALQAANQELQRLANLDGLTQLANRRRFDEYLEQEWRRLAREQLPLSLILCDVDYFKNYNDTYGHQAGDDCLRTIAMVLQASAKRPADVVARYGGEEFALVLPNTPLEGALQVAEDIRIALKRLKLEHQGSQVATVVTLSLGVATVVPSSNQDSSSLVAEADRALYQAKSEGRDRIIAGDWKRIESEEDLPGTAVF
- a CDS encoding GldG family protein produces the protein MKTIKANLKYLKYLFWLGPMLVLAGLTAGVVSASWGIAPLGLIVAGMVLIGLWLLFLSRFEESKTRPGFWRRRSTQAGTNALISTVAVLVLLGLVNFLGTRYVARLDLTENQTFTLASETQQLVRNLKQPVKVWVFDPQQSTQDRELLEGYRRLNQQQFSYEFVNPNAQPAIVQRLEVKKAGDVIVEAPTTERKQFAQSVGNDERLTESKLTNAIAQVTTTQQVSLYFLQGHGERPTEERQGAISEAVKALQDRGYTVKPLNLVESVAFPKDARVIVLAGPQKALLKPEVDALANYANQGGNLMVMVDPNVNPGLDGLLSPWGVTLDPRVVIDTSGRVANLGPLDVTVTQYGDHPITQNFGNALSFYSGARAVDAKETKGVTFTPLLFTSDRVWAESDIKKEPIQFDPATDRQGPLVLGFALSRTLSAPATPAKPSPSPSPAPSPSPSPEAKQKESRMVVIGNSSFVANGYFNQVMNGDVFLNSIRWLSQADQQTFSIRPREAKNRRIVLNSQQANLTAWLSLIILPLIGFGTAATVWWRRR
- a CDS encoding ABC transporter permease, which codes for MRIIIANILAIYRRELQSYFASPLAYIVAGIFWLLAGIFYVALLLGPDGVIQRAALIDAQSQQFGIPAPPVDAPTILLQFFLQALGFVSLFILPVLSMGLYAEERKRGTLELLATSPITNWAVALGKLLAVVTFFLTMVLPLLVYQAIAYSATNPPMSAAVVLLGHLGLILLAASILSLGMFISSLTDSTILAAIFTFALVLLLWMIDSLSRSITGPLGSMLGHLSLLKHYGNLTQGIVDSSSLILFASYIILGLFLTAQSIEAFKFQRS
- a CDS encoding ABC transporter ATP-binding protein, with translation MDADNQGTTEPGVVDRPAVVETYELRKTYRTGFWLTQKIVSLQNCTLQVYEGETFGLLGPNGAGKTTLLKTLLGITRPSGGKAKLLGEALGDRAVKQRVGYLPENPYFYDYLTGWEILQFTAGLFRIPRSVQKQRIPELLDLVGLAQSAAKKKQLRQYSKGMLQRIGMAQALINDPEVVFLDEPMSGLDPMGRYQIREIILSLKSQGRTIFFNSHVLSDVEMICDRVGILAQGELICVGSLQELLGTAVTYFVKGKGGSLDVLKKRMTDLGFQEGCWYGHLEGDPYDFLASLNLMGAQIVTVNLARPTLEEFFIQQLRDRGIHTSS